In Aristaeella hokkaidonensis, the following are encoded in one genomic region:
- the xseA gene encoding exodeoxyribonuclease VII large subunit: MTNEAGLSVSELNLIISEAVRRDPRTRSVLVRGEVSGFRNQIASGHWYFSLKDAQASIGCAMFRNANLRAQIRPKDGDQVLAEGYVDFYAPQGKMQLIVTGLRPAGLGDMYVKLEELKQKLAAEGLFDPGRKRQLPMKPRKVAVVTSQSGAALHDILNVSALRCPAIPIVLIPVTVQGTGAGKEIAEGIRKANETDADVIIVARGGGSAEDLWCFNDEIVARAVAASEKPVVSGVGHEIDTSLCDLAADVRASTPSNAAEIVFPDSRELQGRVNLMRSALTRAETTEIRKAELKLTGLRQRLSALSPEKRIALLESRRELLKLQLCGAIGTRLENAAKGTADARNALKLAVSGRMKDAEHTAARLRERLTAVSPLAVLNRGYALVYDQEEKILTRAEEAKTRKEMTLQFADGRVAVTGKGTV; this comes from the coding sequence GTGACGAATGAAGCAGGCCTGAGCGTATCGGAGCTGAACCTGATTATCTCTGAAGCAGTCCGGAGGGATCCGCGGACGCGGAGTGTCCTGGTCCGGGGAGAGGTCAGCGGGTTCAGGAATCAGATCGCCAGCGGCCATTGGTACTTCAGCCTGAAGGACGCCCAGGCGTCCATCGGCTGCGCCATGTTCCGGAATGCCAACCTGCGGGCGCAGATCCGCCCGAAGGACGGGGATCAGGTGCTGGCTGAGGGGTATGTGGATTTCTACGCGCCCCAGGGCAAGATGCAGCTGATCGTGACGGGGCTGCGGCCTGCCGGACTGGGCGATATGTACGTGAAGCTGGAGGAGCTGAAGCAGAAGCTGGCGGCCGAAGGCCTCTTTGATCCGGGAAGGAAGCGGCAGCTGCCGATGAAGCCCCGGAAGGTGGCGGTGGTCACCTCCCAGAGCGGCGCGGCGCTGCATGATATCCTGAACGTTTCGGCGCTGCGGTGCCCGGCCATCCCGATCGTGCTGATTCCCGTGACCGTACAGGGTACAGGGGCGGGCAAGGAGATCGCGGAAGGCATCCGGAAAGCCAATGAGACGGATGCGGACGTGATCATCGTGGCCCGGGGCGGCGGATCCGCTGAGGACCTGTGGTGCTTCAATGATGAAATCGTGGCCCGGGCGGTGGCCGCAAGCGAAAAGCCTGTGGTTTCCGGTGTGGGGCATGAGATCGATACCAGCCTGTGTGACCTGGCGGCGGACGTGAGGGCTTCAACCCCAAGCAACGCTGCCGAGATCGTCTTCCCGGACAGCCGGGAGCTGCAGGGCAGGGTGAACCTGATGCGGTCGGCGCTGACCCGGGCGGAAACGACGGAGATTCGTAAGGCGGAATTGAAGCTCACCGGCCTCCGGCAGCGGCTGTCGGCCCTGTCGCCGGAAAAACGGATTGCCCTGCTGGAAAGCCGGCGGGAGCTGCTGAAGCTTCAGCTGTGCGGCGCTATCGGCACCCGGCTGGAGAATGCCGCAAAGGGAACCGCGGACGCGCGGAACGCCCTGAAGCTGGCGGTGTCCGGACGGATGAAGGACGCGGAACATACCGCGGCAAGGCTACGGGAGAGGCTGACGGCGGTAAGCCCGCTGGCGGTGCTGAACCGGGGATATGCCCTGGTATATGACCAGGAAGAGAAGATACTGACCCGGGCTGAGGAAGCGAAGACCCGGAAAGAGATGACCCTGCAGTTTGCGGACGGCAGGGTGGCCGTGACCGGAAAGGGAACAGTATGA
- the folD gene encoding bifunctional methylenetetrahydrofolate dehydrogenase/methenyltetrahydrofolate cyclohydrolase FolD, translated as MSAQVLSGKTMSESLRLEIASRVTALKERGLTPGLAVILVGNDPASEIYVRNKGNGCTEVGMYSRTINMPAETTQEELEAAIEELNADSAIHGILVQLPLPKHLDEQAALAKILPEKDVDGFHLINAGHMLTGTEGVVACTPRGALHMIKSTGVNLSGKEAVVIGRSNIVGKPMAMLLLKENCTVAMCHSRTQNLAEHTRRADILVAAVGKAGFVTADMVKPGAIVIDVGINRVDGKVKGDVDYDAVKEVAGWITPVPGGVGKMTITMLLMNTVEAAERMLK; from the coding sequence ATGTCAGCTCAAGTACTTAGTGGAAAAACCATGTCAGAAAGCCTCAGGCTGGAGATTGCCTCCCGCGTGACCGCGCTCAAGGAGCGCGGCCTCACTCCCGGTCTTGCGGTCATCCTCGTCGGCAACGATCCTGCCAGTGAGATCTATGTGCGGAACAAGGGAAACGGATGCACGGAAGTCGGGATGTATTCCCGGACCATCAATATGCCGGCGGAGACCACCCAGGAAGAGTTGGAAGCTGCTATTGAAGAGCTGAACGCGGACAGCGCGATCCACGGCATCCTGGTGCAGCTGCCCCTGCCCAAGCACCTGGACGAACAGGCGGCCCTGGCAAAGATCCTGCCGGAGAAGGACGTGGACGGTTTCCACCTGATCAACGCCGGACACATGCTGACCGGTACGGAAGGCGTCGTGGCCTGCACACCCCGGGGCGCGCTGCATATGATCAAATCCACCGGCGTGAACCTGAGCGGCAAGGAAGCCGTGGTTATCGGCCGGAGCAACATCGTGGGCAAGCCCATGGCCATGCTCCTGCTGAAGGAGAACTGCACGGTGGCCATGTGCCACAGCCGGACTCAGAACCTGGCGGAGCATACCCGCCGGGCGGATATCCTGGTGGCGGCCGTCGGCAAGGCCGGCTTTGTAACGGCGGATATGGTGAAACCCGGTGCCATCGTCATTGACGTGGGCATCAACCGGGTGGACGGCAAGGTAAAAGGCGACGTGGACTATGACGCGGTGAAGGAGGTTGCCGGCTGGATTACGCCGGTGCCGGGCGGCGTCGGCAAGATGACGATTACGATGCTGCTGATGAATACCGTGGAAGCCGCGGAAAGGATGCTTAAGTGA
- the nusB gene encoding transcription antitermination factor NusB codes for MSRTTARVAAMQMIFEKISGGQGGEDTLKMVYDELREDGLPGVEHIGRKEPDGEDRDYITAALEGVLAHREEIDELIEQNTAKGWSIDRISLVNLTIMRLAVWEILYAEDVPGNVSISEALELTERFSDPEDKAFVNGILGTILREHEAQA; via the coding sequence ATGTCCCGAACGACTGCGCGTGTCGCTGCCATGCAGATGATCTTTGAGAAGATCTCCGGAGGCCAGGGCGGCGAGGATACGCTGAAGATGGTCTATGACGAGCTGCGGGAGGACGGTCTCCCCGGCGTGGAGCATATCGGCCGGAAAGAGCCGGATGGCGAGGACCGGGATTATATCACCGCCGCGCTGGAAGGCGTCTTGGCCCACAGGGAAGAGATCGATGAGCTGATCGAGCAGAACACCGCGAAGGGCTGGAGCATTGACCGGATTTCGCTGGTGAACCTGACGATCATGCGGCTGGCGGTCTGGGAGATCCTCTATGCGGAGGATGTGCCCGGCAATGTTTCCATCTCTGAAGCGCTGGAGCTGACGGAACGCTTCTCCGATCCGGAGGATAAGGCGTTTGTGAACGGCATTCTCGGCACGATCCTGCGGGAGCACGAGGCGCAGGCGTGA